The segment AAATAATTATATGTAAATGAACATTTATCTATAACATTATTTTTAGAATTAAGATAAAGTGCACCACCCATTTTGCCTTGTAAATGATTGAATTCACAGTTTCTAATGGTTAAATGTTCACCATTAACGTAAATTCCACCACCCAGACATTTGGTTTTAGCATGCATTAGGGAAGATCTTGTATAAGCGTATTTTATAATAGAATTTTCTATTAATCCATTTTTACCGCCCCAATATATAGTAGCACCATCATGTAGATGACCTACTTCACTATTTGTTAAGGTCATGTTACGTAATATAACATTATCGGCCTTAATATCAAAAATTCTGTTTTTTCTATTGGCATCTAATGTATGTCCTTGACCATCTATTGTGATTGGTTTTTTGATAACAATATCATCTGAATGGATATTTAGATAATCTTTTTCCAGGTATATTGTTGAACTTTCATCAGCATCATCAATCAATTCCTGTAATTGCTTAAAAGTACCTTTTTGAGGCTCTGTTTTTAAATTTTTAGAATTATCCTTTTTCTGAATTGCTTTAATTTCAGAACTACCCATACCATTAGCATCTGTTAAAACTGCTTCTTGATTATGAATATTTTCACCATTTGAATCGGTTAATATACTATCATCAACAGCATCATTAACATCACTAGCACTAATTACAGTAAAAGAACATAAAATCACCGTTAAAGATAATAATATTAACATTTTAGCTCTAACTTTAATATTTTCACCTCATTTATTTTCAATAATAATAATAATATATTTACATGATATAAATTATTTTCTGTTAAAAATCAATGCTGTTAAGTTGAGTTAATTTTTAACAAAACATTTTATAAGTATCTTGATAAAAATTAAAAGAATTATATAGTACGAGGTGGGAAAATCAAATTAAACTATGAGAAAATAAAAAATAAATTACGTATAGAAAATTTTTCAGGTAAAAGACAAATAATTGTCGAACAAAAATTTTATTCACAAATATACATCTTCAATTTATACTTATTACTTAAAATGAAAGCCGAACAAGAGTTAGAATCTGAAAATAAGAAGTTAAAAGAAGATTCCGGAAAGAAAAAAGACCAAATAATAATATAGGAATAGGAAAACTAAAAAATAACCTGATTAAATTAATAACAAAATATGTAAGAGAATTACTCCGGTTTCTTAAGAAGCTCATTAAAAGTTTAGCAAGCATAACTACCGATTACAAATAGAATAGAAATACAACAAAAAGAACAGCAAAATACCATTAAAATCAAAGAAAAGCCTTTTAAACACACCACTACAAAAATTTTCAAAAAAAAATATAAAAAATACCTATTATCATATCTAAAATTAAGTTGACAGCATTGAACTTTTTCTTCGCAATATTTCATAAAAGAAGTAAAAAGTGTAAGATTATAAATGGTGTGGCAACATTAACTTTTTTCCTGATTATTAATCATCAGCCTAAAGAAAAAGAGGTAGGGTTATGAGGTGATGATTGGTGTTTATAATCACTTCATTACATCGATTGGTTATGTTATTTGTTTTATAGCATTGAATAAACTGCTATTATACTTGGAATTGTGACGATTATCGTGTTTCGGACCATACGTAAACGATATCTTCTCCATTCCTTATCCGTTAATTCCCTGCTTCTAGGGATTTTCAGGACACTCATGATTATTGCCGCGGATATGAATATGAAGTATGCGTTGATGATAAAGAGGTATCCTGCCCCTAAGAGCATGTCCCATCTTCCGTTTGCTATTGAATATCCACAGGTACATAGTGGTGGCATCAGTGCGGTTGCTATTGCAACTCCTGGGATAACTGTGTTTGTCTTGTCCTCCCTGGTTTGTCCGATGATTCCTGCAATTCCACCGAAAAATGCTATGAGTACATCGAAGAATGTTGGTGATGTTCTTGCAAGCAGTTCTACTGTTGGCTCCTTGACCGGTGAGAGAAAGAAGTATATGGATGCCGCGATTACGCTGAGGGCAACCTGCAATGCCAATCCAGTCATGTGTTTTCTTAGTAGGGAGTAGTCTGCGGATATGCTTGCATATGCTGATGCCAGTATGCTTCCCATTAATGGGGATATCAGCATTGCCCCGATGATTACTGCCGTTGAACTCATGTTTAATCCGACGGATGCTATTACCATTGCACATACCAGTACGCACATGTTTGTTCCCGTGACTTTTCCTCCATCCAGGATACGGGAACGAATCTCTGAGTGTGATGCTGAATCATCCGCTATTGAAAATATTCTTTTGAACTTTTCGGGTATTGTTTCTTTTTGATTTTCCATAGTCATATTGTCATTTCTCCTATTTTCATATTAGCATAATCATTAAATAGATAAATAAAGGAATATACATCTTTTTATAAGCATTATCTAATTGTTTTTGTATTTTTCTTCATCGGCAACTCTGATTTTCTTACGCATGATTTTTCCGCTTATTGTTTTCGGCAGTTCGTCAACGTATTCTATTGCACGTGGATATTTGTATGGTGCGGTTACGTGTTTTACGTGGTTTTGTATGTCCTTGGTCAATTCATCCGATGGAGTGAATCCTTCTGAGAGTACTATTGTTGCCTTGACGATTTGACCCCTTATTGGATGTGGTATACCTGTTACTGCACAGTCAAGTACGGCTTCATGTGATAATAATGCACTTTCTACCTCATATGGGCCGATTTTATATCCTGAACTTTTGATTACGTCATCTATTCTTCCCTTGTACCAGAAGTATCCGTCTTCATCCTTCCATGCTGAGTCTCCGGTATGGTAGTATCCGCCATAGATTGTTTCATTTGTCTTTTCATCGTTGTTGTAGTATCCCTTGAATAGTCCTAATGGATAACCTTCGGATATGTCAAATACTATTTCTCCTTCTTCTCCAACATCACATTCATTGCCTTCGGAGTTTATTAGTCTTATGTCAAATAGTGGTGCAGGTTTTCCCATTGACCCGAGTTTTATGTCCATCCATGGGAAGTTTGCAATCGTTGCGACTGTCTCGGTTTGTCCGAATGATTCTCTTATTTCCAGTCCTGTGAGATCCCTGAATTTATAATATACCTCATCGTTTAATGGTTCTCCTGCTGTTGATACATGTTTTAGTGATGAGAAGTCAAGGTTTTCGATGTCTTCCTTGATGAAGAATCTGTACATTGTTGGCGGACAGCACAATGTGGTGATGTTATGGTCCAATGCACGTGAAAGTACGTCTAATGGGTGGAATCTGTCATAGTCATAGATGTATATACCGGAACCGGATATCCATGGACCGTATATTTCTCCCCAGAGTGCCTTTCCCCATCCAGTATCGGCGATTGTATAGTGAAGTCCGTTATCTACTACCTGATGCCAGTAGTGGCTTGTCACGATGTGTGCCAATGGATAGCCGAAGCTGTGTTTTATCATCTTTGGCTGGCCGGTTGATCCTGATGAGAAGAAGAGTACTGATGTATCCTCCACTGAGTCATCATCATATACCGGTCGTTTGAAGTCATCTGATGCATGGCGTACTTCACTTCGCAGGTCATACCATCCGTCGAGTTTGTCGTAACCTACATAGATTTTGTTTAAGTGTATTCCAAGGTCTTTTTCTACCTGTGCATAGTTTTCAGGTACTCCGTCTTCCCTGATTACTATTACCGTGTTTATTTCTCCGGCCTTTATACGGTATTCTATGTCCTCTGGTTTGAGCATATGTGTTGCAGGTACTGCTATTGCCTTTAGCTTGTGCAGTGCGAGCATGCAATACCAGAAGTCATATCTGCTTTTTAGTGTTAACAGTACGCGGTCTCCCTTGGTTATTCCGAGGGATGAGAAGAAGTTTGCTGCCTTGTCACTGAAGTATTTAAGGTCCTTGAATGTGAATACCTTTTCGGTTTCTTCATCACACCATGATAGTGCCACCTTGTCTGGTTGTTCCTTTGCATAAACGTCCACTATGTCATATGCGAAGTTAAAGTCCTCCGGTACGTTTATTTTTAGGTTTTTGTAGAAGTCTTCGTATGATTCGAATTCTGTTCTTTCAACATATCTTTCTAATAATGATGTCATTTAGTCACCCTTTTATAGTTTTAGTACGTCGAGGAATTTGACGGGCTTGTTATCCAGTGCTATCATTGAGTGTTTGTATAGTGAGTCGAAGTATATTGAGTCTCCCTCATCCAGGTCTATCTGGTTGTCCTTGATGAATACTCTTAGTCTTCCTTCCAGTACGTATACGAATTCATATCCCTTGTGGTAGTTTGGCTCTGGGACGTATCCTTCCTCTTTCGGCATGACGTTTACGATAAATGGCTCCATTTCCTTGTGTGCAAAGTTTGATGCGAGGTTTTCATAGTCGTATGCTTCACGTCTGTCGATTCTTACTCCTTTGCCTTTTCTTGTTACTGCAAATACGCTCATACGTGTATCTTCACCCGTTAATAGCAGGCTTGTGTCCACGTCAAATATCTGGGAGGCTTCATATAGAATGCTGGCAGGGATGTCTATTTCTCCTGATTCATATTTCTGGTAGGTGTCTACCGGTACGTCTAACTTTTCTGCCATGTCCTGCATGCTTATTTCGCATACTTCTCTCATGTCTTTTACACGGCTTGCTATTTCCAGTTGTATGTTTGTCATATCTTCATTCACTCCTTGTTGTTGTATCATATGATTAAGATGTATTAATTAGTTTGATTTAGTAAATCTTTAATTCATTAATAGTTATGTAAAACATGTTATTAATAGTTTTAAGTTCTAAGGGGTAGGTTATTCTGTTTCCGGACTGTGGATAATGTTATGGATAACTAGAATAGATAAAAGGTGGTTATGTAAAAAATAGTTTTGAGAGGGGAAACTCTTCCTATTTTAAGTTATTTTCTATTAGTGTCATTCCCCAATCTGCCAGTTCTGCAGCTTTTTCTGGTGTTTTTGCCTCTGAGAAACATCTGTAGATTGGCTCTGTACCTGATGGTCTTATTATTACCCATCCGTCATCGGTGATTACCTTTACACCGTCGGTTGTGTCTACTTCATACTCGGTTGTGTCTTTGAGTATTCCTTCTGCTACGCTTGATTTCTTGTCGTCGGGACATTCTATTTTTCTTTTTTCTGAGTAGTATGTTGGAAGGTCTTCTATTAATTGTGACAGCGGCTTGTCGCTTGTTGCTAGTATTTCAAGCAGCATTGCTGTTGCAAGTCCTGAGTCTCTTCCGTATACGAAGTCAGGGAAGATGAGTCCACCGTTTTCTTCTCCTCCGAAGAGTCCGTCGACTTCCTGGAGTTTTCTTGCTACTACAAGGTCTCCTACCTTTGTAAGGATTATTTCTCCATTGTTTTCCAGTGCTATGTCTGCTATTGCGTTACTTGTTGCTACGGTGGTTACGATTTTGCCGCCGTTGTTTTTCTCAAGCATTGATTTTTCCACGAGTGCAAATGATTTGTCACCGAATACGAACTGTCCTTTTTCGTCTATGCATATTGTTCTGTCGGCGTCTCCGTCATGTGCTATTCCAATGTCTGCTCCTGTTGCTTTGACTACCTCTATTAGGTCTGTGAGGTTGTCTTCTGTTGGTTCAGGGTTTCGTCCAGGGAATGCTCCGTCCGGCTGACAGTTTAGGGTTGTGATTTCACATCCCAGTTTACGTACTATAAATGGTGTTGTGTCACATGCTGCTCCGCTTCCACAGTCAAGTACCACTTTTAGTTTTCTTTCTCTGATTTTATCGGCGTCAACTCTTTTTATTACTTCGTCGATGTATTCGTCGATGATATCTGCCTTGTATGCCTTTCCTATTTTGTCCCATGTTACTCTTTCTTGTTTGTCATTGAAGTAGATGTCTTCTATTTCTTCTTCCAGGTCATCTGGTGTTCCGATTCCATCCTTATCAAGTAGTTTTAGTCCATTGTATTTTGGTGGGTTGTGGGATGCCGTTACCATTATTCCACCGTCATAGTATTTGCGTACTGCGTATTGTACTGCTGGTGTTGGTAACATTCCTAAATCCACCACGTCACATCCTACTGATAGTAGTCCTGCCGTTACTGCATGTTTTATCATTTCAGAGGATGTTCTAGGGTCTGATCCTATGGCTATTGTTCCTTGAACTTTTGTTCCATAAGCTGCTGCTATTTTTGATGCAAATTCAGGGGTTAATACCGTATTTGCTACTCTTCTTACCCCGAATGTTCCGAATAATTGTTTCATGTAACCTACTCCCATTTTTAATAGTAATAAATTTTATTATAATAATAATTTTTTTTAGTTATTTACAGTTATATATTTTTTAGTTATTATTTTTTTCTTGTGTTGAGTTATTCTAGTATGGACAAGCTGTATGTTAGTTTTTCATCTTGGCCGTAACAGTACCAGTTGGCCCCATCATTAATCCATGTGTAGTTTTTATTTTGTTGTATTTCAGTCCAGGTATTGTCGTTATTTTCTATCCATGTGGTATTGTAGTATGCGGTATTGTTAAATATGTAATCCACCCTCCAGGCTTCATCGGTATAGGTCCACCTGTATTCATATCCTGTGTTTGTTGTTGCATAGTAGTGGGTATCGTCGTGTTTAATCCAGGTATATGGGTGTATTGTGCTCCATTTGACTGTCCAGCTGTTATCGTCCATGGAGGTTATGTCTGCTGTTATGTTGTTTGAATCCACATATTTCTTATTTTTTAACATCTCAAGTAGGGGAGGCAGTGTTTTTAGAGAATTCTGAACTTTTTTGTCGGAGCTGTTAATGGGGTTGTCATCATGTGATTCCAAGAGTATCATCTTTGTATCGTATAACCCTGTTGCCTCATCCAGTGTCCTGTCCTTTGTTATAAATGTGACGTTGAATTCGTTTTCTTCAAGTTTTGCTATGACATCCCCCGATATGTAGTCGGTTTCCTCCATTTGTATATAATCGGACTCGGTATTTCTGGTTACGTATATTTCACTTACATTATTTTCCTTCAGATAATCTATCGTACTTGTATCGAATGATGAGTCCTCCATCAGATATGCCTTATCCCTGATAACAGATGGAATCACGGCAGGTATTTCACCATAAAAACCATAGTATACCCTGTTACTGTCGATGATGCCCATACTGTTAAGCTTTTTGTTTATGTTGACACTTAGCTGTGCACTGCTTTGGCCTGTTATGACTTCCACTGTGGTATTATATTCGTTTAACTTTTTGATTATATTATCAGGCAGGCTTCCGACTACTATGATGTTTTTAATTTCATGTTCGTCAAGGTATCTTATGTAGTTTTCATCCAACTGTTCACTTGATGTGTATGTGCTGTTGTCTGCGGTGACAAATACGGGTGTCTTCAGGCATGCTCCCAGAAAGCCCGCCATTGGATCTGATGCCGTGAATATTATGGTGTCGTTGTTTTTGTCTTTTGTGTTGTCTGCGATTTTTGTTAGTATTGAGCTTATTGAATCTCCGTTTACTTGTTTTACTTCAACGCCCATTGATTTAAGTTTGATTAACTCATCAATGTCCATTGAGCCTACTACTATGACCTTTGTTATATTGTTTCTTTTTATGTATGAGGGCAGCCAATTAGCTATCTGTGTGGGTATTCTCTTATCGGACAAAAGCATCGGCACTCCCTTGTATCCGGCGTATACGGATATTCCCGTTTCAAGGCCCCTCATATTGGCTGTGCACTGTGATATTATGAGTGTGTTTTCATCACAATCTATGCTGTCGGCATAAATGGAAGCAAATGTTACGATGATTGCCGCCAATATAATTAATGCGGGCACCAATAATTTATATACTTTCTTCATTTTTCATACCTTATTTGAATGTTATCTTGCATAATTTATAGTCATCGTTTTGGTAGACCACTTCGGCATAAGTTGCTATAGATGTATCCTTCCGGATAAGCAGATATGTGACACCCAAGTTGTCAAGCTCACTTATCGTCGCCTGGCTGTTAACAATGTGAACAGGATCTATCACATACTCCGGTATGGACTCGGTAAAACCACCATAGACGACACTGGCATTGGTTGATGAGACAATAATCGTATCCATAATGGCATCCTCCGATACTACAAGACCTGAAACATTATTTTTCATCATATACCCCGTCATATCATAGCGGCTACCGGCAAGACTTGAATCACCATATCTATCCGCGATGATTGAAGGCTTTAGCGTAGAGCCTACAGGGTCAAAGAATATGTGAAATTCATCCGGAAGTAGCGTTACACCCTTATCATCATCATCCATCAAATCAGGAGTATAACTGTCCACATAGCTGATACAGGCACCCAATGAGTATATGACAAAGAGCACCAGGATTATCTTTCGCAGATTGATGGACTTCAATGAATCGATTAAATAATCAACACCTATTCCAGCTATCAGTATGAGCGGATAGGCACTGACTTCAAATATTCTTATTGAAACCGTGTCAAAACCCAATAGGGGCACCTGACTTAACAGTACAATTGATAAGGACCATAATGCCAGGAAGATACTTTTTGAGGATTTTTCATTATACAAACAGTAAAATCCCATTAACGTAAACAATGACGGAATAATACCATAATATTTTATCAGAAACTCGTCGATACGAAGATAGCTGCCGGCTATTGAATTGAATACCAATGTATAATTCATTGCTATATACAACCACCATGGTGCCGATAAGATAAAGGAGAATATGGCGTAAAATGCCAAATATTTCCACCTAACCCTACGGGTAATGATTAGATATAATGTGTATAATCCAAGTACACCCGTTGTTATGATGGCCGTGGCCATGTGCAGGTTGCATATTAACGAAAAGCATACCGCGGATGCTATGATCTTTTTAGATGAGTTTTCATCGAATGCCTCATAATAAAATAGTAATGCAAGCATTGAGAATGCTATTGCAAGTGTTGCGGGCGTACATATTACGGACCTGTTGAACGTTGCAAAACTCATCATTGCAATAAATGACGTGAAAAGACTGATTCTGATGTTGTCATCGGATAATCTATATGCAACGTATCCTATCACAAATATCATGAAGAATGAAAAGAAAGGCTGTAGAAGCCAGGTGACTGCAAATGGGTTAAGATTAAATATATTGCATATAACTCCCAGAAAGAAGTGAAAAAGTGGAGGATACATTATCAGTCTACCTGTCGGTGCAACCGTTGAATAATCCCAGAATACAAGCCCATTGTTCATGTAGAGATTGACCATGTGAATATGATAATATACATCCCAGCTGATGGGATATGAAAACTTGTAGAGTAAAAGACAAGTCACAATAAATGATATGACCGCCGGAAGAATTATTATTTTCTTGTTGTTTAATATTTTATTCATGGATATCAACACGGATGTTTTTGGAGGCATTGTATTCTGATGAGTTTACTCAACACCTATTAATAATTATACTTCTATATATTATCGTTATTATTTCTTTTTAGGATATTAAAGTGGATGCATGAATCTTCTTTATTTAAACCGAATTAGGAATAATGTCAATAGAAATTGTTAAATAATTTCATGAAGAAAGAGTTAAAATAAATTAAGTTAAAAGGTGATGACTATGTTTGACGGAAGCGACGATTGGAACATAAGACTGATATTGGACAACGTGGAATTTTTACCGGACATCTATGCAAAGGTCACATTAATTCAAGCGGATACTGCCATGGCCAATTGCTTGAAGATGTATGAACTCGGATTGATGGATGCTGATGAACTGGAAAGAAGACGTCAGATATATATCAGACAATACAATGCCGTTGAGGAATTTACAAACGGCAAAAAATAAATAAAGATGTGAATTGAGAGTAATCCTCTCATTTTACAATGTTTTTAATCATTTGATGATGGCAAATATTATTTTAAGTAAAATATCAGATAACCTTCAGATTACCCCCTTCTTCGAGAATCAATTCTTTCTGTCCATTATACTGGGTTACTTTTGCCTTTATGTTAACTTTTTCGCCTCTATGTATCTCAACCACGTTTAACGTTGATGCAAATATTACCAGGTTGATTCTGGAGGTATTGTCCTTTAGGGTTATTATTGTCGTACCGCCTTTAGTCTTGTGTATATCCTCGACGATTGCCGTTACTTCCACCTGATTGTCTATTTTGGAGTTATCTATCTTATCTATGGTCAATTTCTCGGGATTGACATAGGGACTTAATAATATTATTGCAAGCAAACCAACAGCGGCCGTGATTATACATATTTTAAATATTTTATTATCGTTCATAATATTTTATACAATATATACTATATTAATCATATTATTAAATGTTTGTCAAATTTTCAATTATATTCTTACATTTTAGTACATCATCAAAATTATTTAATTCAATGATGCCGTAATCAATCCTTTTAAGCAGGTCCAACTCCAGGGTACCATCACCCAATGCGATATGCTCATCATGCAATCCATCATTATCATGTATATGGCAATAACTGATATTATCCAACCCCAATAGTTCAGATAGATTATTTGTAGTATTTGCATGGCCGGTATCAATAGTCAAGTTACAGCCCGTGGCATTCTGTATCAATTCAAGCTCATCAAGGGTGTTTGCCAAAAAGGATTTTCTAACGGGCATGTTTTCAACAGATATTTCAACCTTTGAGCTGTCCATTATCTTGCCGATACTTTCTATTGCCAATTCCAACGCATACTTTCTCAGTCTTGAATCATTACGACCGATTTTTCCCGGATGAACCGTTATTGTCTTGGCACCTATTCTTTCAGCATAGCCCGCACAATGAATCATCTGCCTAACACTTTCAGACCTTATTCCCTTGTTGATACTTGCAATGTTAATGTCAACGGTTGGTGCATGTATCCTAATGTCCAATCCACAATCCTTAAATATATACTTATTTTCCCTTTCATAGAAGATGTCCTCTGCCAGAATTTCCAGCATTTCAAATTCATGCCTTTTTGCCGTGTCAATTATTTCCTCGTTAGATTTCATAAACAGGGATAACGTTGAAAAACCAAGTTTCATAGCAAACCACCAAATAGAATATTATCATTATTAAATTATATGTCTTTTCAGATAGATTAATTAACCTG is part of the Methanosphaera sp. BMS genome and harbors:
- a CDS encoding DUF389 domain-containing protein — protein: MTMENQKETIPEKFKRIFSIADDSASHSEIRSRILDGGKVTGTNMCVLVCAMVIASVGLNMSSTAVIIGAMLISPLMGSILASAYASISADYSLLRKHMTGLALQVALSVIAASIYFFLSPVKEPTVELLARTSPTFFDVLIAFFGGIAGIIGQTREDKTNTVIPGVAIATALMPPLCTCGYSIANGRWDMLLGAGYLFIINAYFIFISAAIIMSVLKIPRSRELTDKEWRRYRLRMVRNTIIVTIPSIIAVYSML
- a CDS encoding AMP-binding protein — translated: MTSLLERYVERTEFESYEDFYKNLKINVPEDFNFAYDIVDVYAKEQPDKVALSWCDEETEKVFTFKDLKYFSDKAANFFSSLGITKGDRVLLTLKSRYDFWYCMLALHKLKAIAVPATHMLKPEDIEYRIKAGEINTVIVIREDGVPENYAQVEKDLGIHLNKIYVGYDKLDGWYDLRSEVRHASDDFKRPVYDDDSVEDTSVLFFSSGSTGQPKMIKHSFGYPLAHIVTSHYWHQVVDNGLHYTIADTGWGKALWGEIYGPWISGSGIYIYDYDRFHPLDVLSRALDHNITTLCCPPTMYRFFIKEDIENLDFSSLKHVSTAGEPLNDEVYYKFRDLTGLEIRESFGQTETVATIANFPWMDIKLGSMGKPAPLFDIRLINSEGNECDVGEEGEIVFDISEGYPLGLFKGYYNNDEKTNETIYGGYYHTGDSAWKDEDGYFWYKGRIDDVIKSSGYKIGPYEVESALLSHEAVLDCAVTGIPHPIRGQIVKATIVLSEGFTPSDELTKDIQNHVKHVTAPYKYPRAIEYVDELPKTISGKIMRKKIRVADEEKYKNN
- a CDS encoding helix-turn-helix domain-containing protein, coding for MTNIQLEIASRVKDMREVCEISMQDMAEKLDVPVDTYQKYESGEIDIPASILYEASQIFDVDTSLLLTGEDTRMSVFAVTRKGKGVRIDRREAYDYENLASNFAHKEMEPFIVNVMPKEEGYVPEPNYHKGYEFVYVLEGRLRVFIKDNQIDLDEGDSIYFDSLYKHSMIALDNKPVKFLDVLKL
- the glmM gene encoding phosphoglucosamine mutase, which codes for MKQLFGTFGVRRVANTVLTPEFASKIAAAYGTKVQGTIAIGSDPRTSSEMIKHAVTAGLLSVGCDVVDLGMLPTPAVQYAVRKYYDGGIMVTASHNPPKYNGLKLLDKDGIGTPDDLEEEIEDIYFNDKQERVTWDKIGKAYKADIIDEYIDEVIKRVDADKIRERKLKVVLDCGSGAACDTTPFIVRKLGCEITTLNCQPDGAFPGRNPEPTEDNLTDLIEVVKATGADIGIAHDGDADRTICIDEKGQFVFGDKSFALVEKSMLEKNNGGKIVTTVATSNAIADIALENNGEIILTKVGDLVVARKLQEVDGLFGGEENGGLIFPDFVYGRDSGLATAMLLEILATSDKPLSQLIEDLPTYYSEKRKIECPDDKKSSVAEGILKDTTEYEVDTTDGVKVITDDGWVIIRPSGTEPIYRCFSEAKTPEKAAELADWGMTLIENNLK
- a CDS encoding glycosyltransferase family 39 protein, with the protein product MNKILNNKKIIILPAVISFIVTCLLLYKFSYPISWDVYYHIHMVNLYMNNGLVFWDYSTVAPTGRLIMYPPLFHFFLGVICNIFNLNPFAVTWLLQPFFSFFMIFVIGYVAYRLSDDNIRISLFTSFIAMMSFATFNRSVICTPATLAIAFSMLALLFYYEAFDENSSKKIIASAVCFSLICNLHMATAIITTGVLGLYTLYLIITRRVRWKYLAFYAIFSFILSAPWWLYIAMNYTLVFNSIAGSYLRIDEFLIKYYGIIPSLFTLMGFYCLYNEKSSKSIFLALWSLSIVLLSQVPLLGFDTVSIRIFEVSAYPLILIAGIGVDYLIDSLKSINLRKIILVLFVIYSLGACISYVDSYTPDLMDDDDKGVTLLPDEFHIFFDPVGSTLKPSIIADRYGDSSLAGSRYDMTGYMMKNNVSGLVVSEDAIMDTIIVSSTNASVVYGGFTESIPEYVIDPVHIVNSQATISELDNLGVTYLLIRKDTSIATYAEVVYQNDDYKLCKITFK
- a CDS encoding OB-fold nucleic acid binding domain-containing protein, whose translation is MNDNKIFKICIITAAVGLLAIILLSPYVNPEKLTIDKIDNSKIDNQVEVTAIVEDIHKTKGGTTIITLKDNTSRINLVIFASTLNVVEIHRGEKVNIKAKVTQYNGQKELILEEGGNLKVI
- a CDS encoding sugar phosphate isomerase/epimerase, which codes for MKLGFSTLSLFMKSNEEIIDTAKRHEFEMLEILAEDIFYERENKYIFKDCGLDIRIHAPTVDINIASINKGIRSESVRQMIHCAGYAERIGAKTITVHPGKIGRNDSRLRKYALELAIESIGKIMDSSKVEISVENMPVRKSFLANTLDELELIQNATGCNLTIDTGHANTTNNLSELLGLDNISYCHIHDNDGLHDEHIALGDGTLELDLLKRIDYGIIELNNFDDVLKCKNIIENLTNI